From Chromohalobacter canadensis, one genomic window encodes:
- a CDS encoding NUDIX hydrolase, which produces MVTLSSSATPGALPEPVIKDERIQLVDAHNRPCGSASRRLMRRFRFWHRATYVFVRNGRGELCVQRRTLTKEVFPGYHDLATGGVVGAGEAEHVAARRELAEELGIEGVSLTPCFTFRYTDGGNFIHGSAFLADYDGPLVLQADEVADATWLTVEAALALEDATPDSRVALERMLAQGWLMARDD; this is translated from the coding sequence ATGGTCACGCTGTCGTCTTCCGCAACACCAGGGGCGCTACCCGAGCCGGTCATCAAGGATGAGCGCATCCAACTGGTCGATGCTCACAATCGCCCCTGCGGCAGCGCCTCGCGTCGGCTGATGCGGCGCTTTCGCTTCTGGCACCGCGCGACGTACGTGTTCGTGCGCAATGGTCGAGGCGAGCTATGCGTGCAGCGCCGCACACTGACCAAAGAAGTTTTCCCCGGCTATCATGATTTGGCCACCGGTGGCGTGGTCGGTGCGGGAGAAGCGGAGCATGTCGCCGCGCGTCGTGAGCTGGCCGAAGAGCTCGGCATCGAGGGCGTGTCGTTGACGCCGTGTTTCACGTTTCGTTATACCGATGGCGGTAACTTCATTCATGGCAGTGCCTTCTTGGCCGATTACGATGGGCCGCTGGTCCTGCAGGCGGATGAAGTCGCCGACGCCACCTGGTTGACGGTGGAGGCCGCGCTGGCTTTGGAAGACGCCACGCCGGATAGTCGCGTCGCGCTGGAGCGCATGCTCGCCCAAGGCTGGTTGATGGCACGCGACGATTGA
- a CDS encoding MFS transporter, with protein sequence MTPPSSTGTTDAYPAPRLGQLTYYAILMITFLAASSAPTPLYRLYQTTWHFSATMLTLVFASYVFALLVALLVSGSLSDHIGRRPVVAGAIVGEILSLGVFFWADSLAWLMLARILQGIATGVVTSALAAAMLDSDHQRGPVMASIAPLFGMGIGALIAGILVTYAPAPLHLVYAFLAVALMVQGLLLGRIRESVTPRPGAWASLRPRAYIPPPVRGPLMRVVSAVISSWALGGFSLSLGPTLVETVSGIHNPLIGCLITFLLPCVGAISVLTLRAKPPRVAVLIGTGCLIVGMSVLLLGVYWRSVAVLLSGTAFAGIGFGAAFMGAMRTVMPLAPPTERSALMAAFYVICYLSASLLAMVGGVATQHMGLLPTTYVYGGVVAALSLAAFIGALTQRTTPRRCQACDSPA encoded by the coding sequence ATGACACCGCCTTCATCTACGGGTACGACGGATGCTTACCCGGCGCCGCGCCTCGGGCAACTGACGTATTACGCCATCCTGATGATCACCTTCCTGGCGGCATCCAGCGCTCCGACGCCGCTTTATCGCCTCTATCAAACGACGTGGCACTTCTCGGCAACGATGCTCACACTGGTGTTTGCCAGCTACGTGTTCGCCTTGCTGGTGGCGCTACTGGTGTCCGGATCGTTGTCGGATCATATCGGCCGGCGGCCAGTGGTGGCGGGTGCGATCGTGGGCGAAATCCTATCGCTGGGAGTGTTCTTCTGGGCCGATAGCCTGGCGTGGCTCATGCTGGCGCGTATTCTGCAGGGCATCGCCACCGGTGTCGTGACCAGCGCGCTGGCGGCGGCCATGCTCGATAGCGACCACCAGCGTGGACCCGTCATGGCGAGTATCGCGCCGCTCTTCGGTATGGGCATCGGCGCCCTGATTGCGGGCATCTTGGTAACGTATGCGCCCGCACCGCTGCATCTGGTGTACGCGTTCTTGGCCGTGGCGCTGATGGTCCAAGGCCTGCTGCTAGGGCGCATCCGTGAAAGCGTGACGCCGCGCCCGGGCGCATGGGCCTCGTTGCGGCCACGTGCCTATATACCGCCGCCTGTCCGGGGGCCGCTGATGCGCGTGGTGTCGGCGGTGATCTCGTCCTGGGCGCTAGGCGGCTTCTCGCTGTCGCTGGGGCCTACGCTGGTGGAGACCGTCAGCGGTATCCATAACCCGCTGATCGGTTGTCTGATTACGTTCCTGCTGCCCTGCGTGGGTGCCATCAGTGTGTTGACGCTGCGGGCCAAGCCTCCTCGTGTGGCCGTGCTGATCGGTACGGGCTGCTTGATCGTCGGCATGAGCGTGCTCTTGTTAGGTGTGTATTGGCGCAGCGTGGCGGTGCTGTTGAGCGGCACAGCCTTTGCGGGGATCGGCTTCGGCGCGGCGTTCATGGGCGCCATGCGTACGGTGATGCCTTTGGCACCGCCCACCGAGCGCTCGGCGTTGATGGCGGCGTTCTACGTCATTTGCTATTTGTCTGCCAGCCTTTTGGCCATGGTCGGCGGCGTGGCGACACAGCACATGGGGCTGCTGCCGACGACATACGTGTATGGCGGTGTCGTGGCGGCGTTGTCGCTCGCCGCCTTCATCGGTGCGCTGACGCAGCGCACGACGCCACGACGTTGCCAAGCCTGCGATAGCCCCGCTTGA
- a CDS encoding TetR/AcrR family transcriptional regulator, producing the protein MAIKEAVRPGGRSARVQEAVHHAVRELQITKSREELSVPQIANKAGVTPSTIYRRWGNLAELLADVSLERLRPDDEPPQTGSLAGDLQAWGEQYLDEMTSLPGQCMLSDIMASAERERRERCYLYSETIMACLRERAVKRGEATPSVEDLMDGVIAPMTYRLLYDLDTATPARLSRWIAQTLPSVDSPD; encoded by the coding sequence ATGGCCATCAAAGAAGCCGTTCGTCCCGGGGGACGCAGCGCGCGGGTGCAAGAAGCCGTGCATCACGCGGTCCGCGAGCTGCAGATCACCAAATCCCGCGAAGAACTCAGCGTGCCCCAGATCGCGAACAAGGCCGGCGTGACGCCGTCGACGATCTATCGTCGCTGGGGGAATCTTGCCGAGCTGCTGGCAGACGTGTCCCTCGAGCGCCTGCGCCCCGACGACGAACCGCCGCAGACCGGTTCCTTGGCGGGCGACCTACAGGCTTGGGGCGAGCAATATCTCGACGAGATGACCTCGCTACCCGGCCAGTGCATGCTCAGCGATATCATGGCCAGCGCCGAACGTGAACGACGTGAACGCTGCTACCTTTACAGTGAAACGATCATGGCGTGCTTGCGTGAACGTGCCGTGAAGCGCGGCGAAGCCACGCCATCGGTCGAGGACTTGATGGACGGCGTGATCGCGCCGATGACGTACCGGCTACTCTACGACCTCGATACGGCGACGCCCGCGCGCCTCAGTCGCTGGATCGCGCAGACGCTGCCAAGCGTCGACTCGCCCGACTAA
- a CDS encoding acyl-CoA dehydrogenase family protein, with protein MADHAARTHLATHEVTNQPLLGGDHDLLAEDIALRETLAREAPAWVATRLAPLAREAGRDTWQAIADEANRHPPELRLFDRHGRRLDEVHYTEAYHRLMHLACDGGWQAVAWEHEGNGGHQAHIAALYLLTQVEPGFCCPITMTHAAYPVLRHDNAILETWGPRLRANDYDPRALPANAKRAATFGMAMTEKQGGSDVRRNTTHATRQPDGSVRLTGHKWFCSAPMSDAFLTLAQDDAGLGCFLVPRFRPDGERNGIQLQRLKDKCGNRANASAEIEYADAWAHPIGEPGRGVATILEMVQQTRLDAATAPAGMMRQATLEAWRHVQGREAFGRRLADQPLMRRVIADLALETEASLALCLRTARAFDGATNDDHERALARLLPALAKFWHNKRSSAFMAEAMECLGGIGYVEEAPLARLYREAPVNSIWEGSGNVMCLDVMRVLARHPESIAALRQELALARGAHPDFDRALEVLERRLKATPDVLEAQARWLTQRLAQCLQAALLLRHAPAAVGETFCAARLGEEASPLFGVLPSHAPLDAILERIAP; from the coding sequence ATGGCCGATCATGCCGCTCGCACTCATCTCGCCACGCACGAGGTCACCAACCAGCCGTTGCTCGGTGGCGACCATGACCTCCTGGCAGAGGACATCGCCCTGCGTGAGACTCTGGCCCGCGAAGCCCCGGCTTGGGTCGCGACGCGCCTTGCCCCACTCGCCCGCGAGGCCGGGCGTGATACCTGGCAAGCCATCGCCGACGAGGCCAATCGCCATCCTCCCGAGCTACGTTTGTTCGACCGGCACGGGCGTAGGCTCGACGAAGTGCACTACACCGAGGCCTATCATCGATTGATGCATCTCGCCTGCGATGGCGGCTGGCAGGCGGTGGCCTGGGAACATGAAGGCAACGGCGGTCATCAAGCGCATATCGCCGCGCTGTATCTCTTGACCCAGGTCGAGCCGGGATTCTGCTGCCCGATCACCATGACCCACGCCGCCTACCCTGTGCTACGCCACGACAACGCCATACTCGAGACCTGGGGACCGCGCCTGCGGGCAAACGACTACGACCCTCGCGCCCTGCCCGCCAACGCCAAGCGCGCGGCAACCTTCGGCATGGCGATGACCGAGAAACAAGGCGGCAGCGACGTGCGCCGCAACACCACCCACGCGACACGCCAGCCGGATGGCAGCGTGCGCCTCACCGGCCACAAGTGGTTCTGCAGCGCCCCGATGTCGGATGCCTTCCTGACCCTCGCACAAGACGACGCCGGCCTCGGTTGCTTCCTGGTGCCACGCTTTCGCCCCGATGGCGAACGCAATGGCATTCAGCTGCAGCGCCTCAAGGACAAGTGCGGCAACCGCGCCAACGCCTCTGCGGAAATCGAGTATGCCGATGCCTGGGCGCACCCTATCGGCGAGCCAGGGCGCGGCGTCGCCACCATTCTCGAGATGGTCCAGCAGACGCGGCTCGATGCCGCCACTGCACCCGCCGGCATGATGCGCCAGGCAACGCTTGAAGCCTGGCGCCACGTCCAGGGCCGTGAAGCGTTCGGCAGACGCCTCGCCGACCAGCCCTTGATGCGCCGGGTGATCGCCGACTTAGCGCTGGAAACCGAGGCCAGCCTGGCCTTATGCCTGCGCACGGCCCGCGCCTTCGACGGCGCCACCAACGATGATCACGAACGCGCCCTGGCACGGCTGCTGCCCGCGCTGGCCAAGTTCTGGCACAACAAGCGCAGCTCGGCGTTCATGGCCGAAGCCATGGAATGTCTCGGCGGTATCGGCTACGTCGAGGAGGCGCCGCTCGCGCGGCTTTACCGCGAGGCGCCGGTGAATTCGATCTGGGAAGGCTCGGGCAATGTCATGTGCCTGGACGTGATGCGCGTGTTGGCCCGCCACCCGGAAAGCATCGCCGCCCTACGCCAGGAACTCGCCCTGGCACGCGGCGCGCATCCCGATTTTGACCGGGCGCTCGAGGTCCTCGAACGACGCCTCAAGGCCACGCCGGACGTGCTGGAAGCGCAGGCACGCTGGCTGACCCAGCGCCTCGCGCAATGTCTGCAAGCCGCGCTGCTGTTGCGTCATGCCCCCGCCGCCGTCGGCGAGACCTTCTGCGCAGCGCGCCTGGGCGAGGAGGCGTCACCGCTATTCGGCGTCTTGCCATCACACGCACCACTGGACGCCATTCTTGAGCGAATCGCGCCCTGA
- a CDS encoding LysE family translocator, translating to MSLSLWLSLAAICAMGAMSPGPSLAMVLRHTLGGGRMPGVVAGVCHAVGVGFYAALTVWGLGAVIVHQPVLFQAITWGGAAYLAWLGVKALRAGRGGALEAGGVASGPGVAARDGVLVALANPKLILFFVALLSQFVSADMGAGAKALIVATASLIDAGWYVLVALALSHSSVLPWLQARAHWINRMTGVLLLGLALRIVIG from the coding sequence ATGTCATTGAGTTTGTGGCTGTCGCTAGCGGCCATCTGCGCGATGGGAGCGATGTCGCCGGGGCCGAGCCTGGCGATGGTGTTGCGCCATACGCTGGGTGGCGGGCGCATGCCGGGCGTCGTCGCGGGTGTTTGCCATGCGGTGGGCGTGGGCTTCTATGCGGCGCTGACCGTGTGGGGTTTGGGCGCAGTCATCGTGCATCAGCCAGTGTTGTTCCAGGCCATCACCTGGGGCGGGGCGGCGTATCTGGCCTGGCTTGGCGTGAAGGCGTTGCGCGCTGGTCGGGGCGGCGCCCTGGAGGCAGGCGGCGTGGCAAGCGGGCCTGGCGTGGCTGCGCGGGACGGCGTACTGGTGGCGTTGGCCAATCCCAAGCTGATTCTCTTCTTCGTAGCCTTGTTGAGCCAGTTCGTGAGTGCCGATATGGGGGCGGGGGCCAAGGCGTTGATCGTGGCGACTGCGTCGCTGATCGACGCTGGCTGGTACGTGCTGGTGGCGTTGGCGCTCTCGCATTCATCGGTTTTGCCCTGGCTTCAGGCGCGGGCGCACTGGATCAACCGAATGACGGGCGTCTTGCTGCTGGGCCTGGCGTTGCGCATCGTCATCGGTTGA
- a CDS encoding MliC family protein → MKSVSLTLLALATLMTGCAMQGGDGDRADQHTQIYQCEGETSLSVTYFQYGADTDRAMLSYGHDSIPMHQIASGSGARYASDDEQLAYVWHTKGDNGMLYRENDEGERNVIERDCQGRMKDADR, encoded by the coding sequence ATGAAATCTGTCAGTCTTACCCTGTTGGCGCTAGCGACCTTGATGACGGGGTGCGCCATGCAAGGTGGCGATGGTGATCGCGCTGATCAGCATACCCAGATTTACCAGTGTGAGGGAGAGACGTCGCTGTCGGTGACCTATTTCCAATATGGCGCCGACACCGACCGTGCCATGTTGAGTTACGGTCACGATTCCATTCCCATGCACCAAATTGCCTCGGGCTCCGGCGCGCGCTATGCAAGCGACGACGAACAGCTTGCCTACGTCTGGCACACCAAAGGCGACAACGGCATGTTGTATCGCGAGAACGACGAGGGTGAACGCAACGTCATCGAGCGCGACTGCCAAGGTCGCATGAAGGACGCCGACCGCTAA
- a CDS encoding EAL domain-containing protein: MSNCARTDHHCQRCEGPLPFEFSMAFQPIVDVATQRIVTHEALVRGINGESAYQVLSQVSDMLLYRFDQACRVKAIELAAQLEMPSALSINFLPNAVYEPEACIQATLEISERVGWPAERLVFEITETESVTDRAHLRNIIDTYRQMGFTTALDDFGKGHANLDLLADLRPDKLKIDRALVMDCHRDTRRQILLKSVVDIATQLDIETVAEGIECRDEARWLHEEAGIVQHQGFYYARPAFEALPPVSVFTDS; the protein is encoded by the coding sequence ATGTCGAATTGCGCGCGAACCGACCATCATTGCCAGCGTTGCGAAGGCCCGTTGCCGTTCGAGTTCAGCATGGCGTTCCAGCCCATCGTCGATGTCGCGACGCAACGCATCGTCACCCACGAAGCCCTGGTACGCGGCATCAATGGCGAGTCGGCCTATCAGGTCCTGTCCCAGGTCTCGGACATGCTGTTGTATCGCTTCGATCAGGCCTGCCGCGTCAAGGCCATCGAACTGGCCGCCCAGCTCGAGATGCCAAGCGCGCTCTCGATCAACTTCCTGCCCAACGCCGTCTATGAACCCGAGGCCTGCATACAAGCAACACTAGAGATCTCAGAGAGGGTCGGATGGCCCGCCGAGCGCCTCGTGTTCGAGATCACCGAGACCGAAAGCGTCACCGACCGCGCCCACCTGCGCAATATCATCGACACTTATCGCCAAATGGGCTTCACCACCGCCCTGGACGACTTTGGCAAGGGTCACGCCAATCTAGACCTGCTGGCCGACTTGCGCCCGGACAAGCTCAAGATCGATCGTGCTCTGGTGATGGACTGCCACCGCGACACGCGGCGCCAGATTTTGCTCAAGTCAGTGGTCGACATCGCCACCCAGCTCGACATCGAAACGGTCGCCGAAGGCATCGAGTGCCGGGACGAAGCCCGCTGGCTCCATGAAGAAGCCGGCATCGTGCAGCACCAAGGCTTTTATTATGCTCGTCCCGCCTTCGAAGCACTGCCCCCGGTCTCGGTCTTTACTGACTCCTAA
- a CDS encoding membrane-bound PQQ-dependent dehydrogenase, glucose/quinate/shikimate family: MATNTSSHRAGGLFAKLVGIIVALAGLALGGGGLYLASLGGSWYYAIAGILMLVSGVQLLRGRVSGAWLYGVVFIGTLIWAAWESGLNYWRWIPRLDVVLILAIPVALVMPSLRDGPSRKASFSVAGVLCLGLIVAGALAFVPRGYQHFGDVPQVAEDSLATDVGDAQPADTPADEDWVAYGRDSAATRYSPLDQVTPENVGDLEVAWQYRTGDLLDHRWGAETTPLKVGDDVFLCTSRNILISLDADSGEENWRYDPQVSEDAIPYTAACRGVTYYEVPDDRLDDLANGGDGDSQSCRARIISGTLDGRMLEVDAATGEPCTGFGDDGQVDIKKNMGETPDGYVSINSAPVVVRDVVVTGHQVLDGQRRYPPSGVIKGFDAVTGELEWAWDAGRPEQSEPLSGDETYVRGSPNMWTTAAGDSQLGLVYLPMANSAADYWSSSRTPEENEWASSMVALNVETGLPEWHFQTAHKDVWDYDPGSQPTLIDFPTDDGEVPALVMPTKQGEIYVFNRETGELLGGGAEERPVPQGGAEPEERSKTQPFSNYATLRQPDINEKDMWGMSPFDQLFCRIQYQQASWKGMYTPPTADQPWIQYTGYNGGSDWGSVSIDPQRGVMIANYNDMPNYNELVPREVADAKGWKPREELDSDSGGAEGAGDPQANTPYAINVNAGWRVPYTGMLCKQPPYGHIRAIDLASGDTLWDRPLGTARANGPWGIRSGLPIDIGTPNNGGSVVTAGGLIFIAAATDDLIRAIDIESGETVWQAPLPAGGQANPVVYEANGRQYLVIVATGHHFMETPSGDYVIAYALPEDV; this comes from the coding sequence TTGGCTACTAATACATCTTCCCACAGGGCTGGTGGCTTGTTCGCCAAGCTGGTGGGTATCATCGTTGCGCTCGCCGGCCTAGCGCTTGGCGGCGGCGGGCTTTATCTAGCGTCACTGGGCGGTTCCTGGTATTACGCGATCGCGGGCATTCTGATGCTCGTCTCCGGCGTTCAGTTGCTGCGTGGTCGTGTTTCCGGTGCCTGGCTTTATGGTGTGGTGTTCATCGGCACGCTGATCTGGGCCGCTTGGGAGTCCGGGTTGAATTACTGGCGCTGGATTCCGCGTCTCGATGTCGTGTTGATCCTGGCTATTCCGGTCGCGCTGGTCATGCCGAGTCTCCGGGACGGGCCCTCGCGCAAGGCGAGTTTCTCGGTGGCGGGCGTGTTGTGCCTGGGCCTGATCGTCGCCGGGGCATTGGCGTTCGTGCCGCGTGGTTATCAGCATTTCGGGGATGTACCACAAGTCGCCGAGGATTCATTGGCGACCGATGTCGGCGATGCCCAGCCGGCGGACACGCCCGCTGACGAAGACTGGGTCGCCTACGGGCGCGACAGCGCTGCGACACGCTATTCGCCTCTCGATCAGGTCACGCCGGAGAACGTCGGCGATCTCGAGGTCGCATGGCAATACCGTACCGGGGACCTGCTCGATCATCGCTGGGGCGCTGAGACCACGCCGCTCAAGGTCGGTGACGATGTGTTTCTGTGCACCTCGCGCAACATCCTGATCTCGCTCGATGCCGATAGTGGCGAAGAGAACTGGCGCTACGATCCACAGGTATCCGAGGATGCCATCCCTTATACCGCCGCCTGCCGTGGCGTCACGTATTATGAAGTGCCGGATGACCGTCTCGACGATCTGGCCAATGGCGGTGATGGCGATTCGCAGAGCTGCCGCGCCCGCATCATTTCCGGCACGCTCGATGGCCGCATGCTCGAAGTCGATGCCGCTACCGGTGAGCCGTGCACTGGCTTCGGTGACGATGGCCAGGTCGATATCAAGAAGAACATGGGCGAGACGCCGGACGGTTACGTCTCCATCAATTCCGCACCGGTGGTGGTGCGCGATGTGGTCGTCACCGGTCACCAGGTGCTCGATGGCCAGCGTCGTTATCCGCCCTCCGGCGTCATCAAGGGTTTCGATGCCGTGACTGGCGAGCTCGAATGGGCCTGGGACGCGGGGCGTCCCGAGCAGAGCGAACCGCTCAGCGGTGACGAAACGTATGTGCGTGGCTCTCCCAATATGTGGACGACTGCCGCCGGCGATAGCCAGCTCGGTCTGGTCTATCTGCCGATGGCCAATAGTGCCGCCGATTACTGGAGCAGTTCGCGCACACCGGAAGAGAACGAGTGGGCCAGCTCGATGGTGGCGCTCAATGTCGAGACCGGGTTGCCTGAGTGGCACTTCCAGACTGCGCACAAGGATGTCTGGGATTACGACCCCGGTTCGCAGCCGACATTGATCGATTTCCCCACCGATGACGGGGAGGTGCCGGCATTGGTGATGCCCACCAAACAGGGTGAGATCTACGTCTTCAACCGTGAAACAGGTGAATTGCTGGGCGGTGGCGCCGAGGAGCGTCCGGTTCCGCAGGGTGGCGCCGAACCAGAGGAGCGGAGCAAGACCCAACCCTTCTCGAACTATGCCACGCTGCGTCAGCCTGACATCAACGAGAAGGACATGTGGGGCATGTCGCCTTTTGATCAGCTTTTCTGCCGTATCCAGTACCAGCAAGCCAGCTGGAAGGGCATGTACACGCCGCCCACCGCCGACCAGCCGTGGATTCAGTACACCGGCTATAACGGGGGCTCCGACTGGGGCAGTGTCTCCATCGACCCGCAGCGTGGCGTGATGATCGCCAACTACAATGACATGCCCAACTACAATGAGCTAGTGCCCCGTGAGGTGGCCGATGCCAAGGGCTGGAAGCCTCGCGAGGAGCTCGATAGCGACAGCGGCGGCGCCGAAGGCGCGGGCGACCCGCAGGCCAACACGCCTTACGCGATCAACGTCAACGCCGGCTGGCGCGTGCCCTATACCGGTATGCTGTGCAAGCAGCCCCCGTATGGCCATATCCGCGCTATCGATCTGGCCAGCGGCGATACATTGTGGGACCGCCCGTTGGGTACGGCGCGCGCCAATGGCCCGTGGGGAATTCGTTCCGGCTTGCCCATCGATATCGGCACACCCAATAACGGCGGTTCGGTGGTCACGGCCGGAGGCCTGATCTTCATCGCTGCGGCGACCGATGACCTGATCCGCGCGATCGACATCGAGAGCGGCGAGACCGTGTGGCAAGCGCCGTTGCCGGCGGGTGGCCAGGCCAATCCGGTGGTCTACGAGGCGAATGGTCGTCAGTATCTGGTGATCGTTGCCACCGGGCACCATTTCATGGAAACGCCCAGCGGTGACTACGTGATCGCCTATGCGCTGCCCGAGGACGTCTGA
- a CDS encoding GIY-YIG nuclease family protein has product MIRTRREPPKRRTLDDIFATPDELGLLNVAPSKSSAPSADQRLVATLQGIEIFVTAHGREPREDAKGLNEATLAVQLAALRNDPAKAEGLADRDTLGLLEVSADNSEDTACHDRPAKNSGASRGAGSATLEATPSKPEKVAVSPDSVTSLDDIWESDTLGLLSGDDESVESIFDLTHVPESSEREMPEEIAHRAHCDDFYRFESLFDQVREELREGDAETVPFQMESQIEEGDMFVLNGMLCIADQVGEESVGAGRKFNPRLRVVFDNGTESNLLLRSLARALYKDETGRRILRRDNTFDVMQGITHHDKRTGLIYILRSLSQDPALRGIRNLYKIGYTEKELDQRLAGAERQQTYLEAPVQVATSFECYNLDPRRFERLVHAMLYHQRVNVLLHSRDGSTYRPREWFDVELDTARDIVWRIVDGSITQYRMDNTTGRLVGKR; this is encoded by the coding sequence ATGATTCGGACGCGTCGAGAGCCACCCAAGCGGCGTACGCTGGATGACATCTTTGCCACACCCGATGAATTAGGGCTATTGAACGTGGCACCGTCCAAGTCGTCTGCGCCGAGTGCCGACCAGCGGCTAGTGGCGACCCTTCAGGGCATCGAAATATTCGTGACCGCGCATGGGCGCGAACCACGGGAAGATGCGAAAGGCCTCAACGAAGCCACACTAGCCGTCCAACTAGCCGCTCTGAGAAATGATCCCGCCAAAGCAGAAGGCTTGGCTGATAGGGACACACTCGGCCTGCTGGAGGTCTCAGCGGACAATTCTGAGGACACCGCCTGTCATGACCGGCCTGCTAAGAACTCTGGAGCGTCGCGGGGGGCCGGCAGTGCCACATTGGAAGCCACCCCATCCAAGCCGGAGAAAGTGGCTGTTTCACCGGATAGTGTTACTTCGCTGGATGACATCTGGGAAAGCGACACTCTCGGCCTGCTGAGTGGCGATGACGAGAGTGTCGAGTCGATCTTCGACCTGACGCACGTGCCCGAGAGCAGTGAACGAGAAATGCCAGAAGAGATTGCCCATCGTGCCCACTGCGATGATTTCTACCGCTTCGAGAGCCTTTTCGATCAGGTGCGTGAAGAGCTGCGTGAAGGTGATGCAGAGACAGTGCCATTCCAGATGGAGTCGCAGATCGAGGAGGGCGACATGTTCGTCCTCAACGGCATGCTATGTATCGCCGATCAGGTTGGGGAGGAGAGCGTCGGCGCTGGACGAAAGTTCAACCCGCGTCTCCGAGTCGTCTTCGACAACGGCACCGAGTCCAACCTGTTGCTGCGCTCGCTTGCTCGAGCACTCTACAAGGATGAGACGGGGCGTCGTATTCTCCGGCGTGACAACACCTTCGATGTCATGCAGGGCATTACGCATCATGACAAGCGTACCGGGTTGATCTACATCCTGCGCTCACTGAGCCAGGACCCGGCACTGCGCGGCATTCGAAACCTCTACAAGATCGGTTACACCGAGAAAGAGCTAGACCAACGTCTCGCCGGGGCTGAACGTCAACAGACCTACCTGGAAGCGCCTGTGCAGGTCGCCACGTCGTTTGAGTGTTACAACCTCGACCCGCGTCGCTTCGAGCGTCTGGTTCACGCTATGCTTTATCACCAGCGGGTCAATGTGTTGCTGCACAGCCGAGATGGCAGTACCTACCGGCCCCGCGAGTGGTTCGACGTCGAGTTGGATACGGCGAGAGATATTGTGTGGCGGATTGTGGATGGCTCGATAACGCAGTATCGGATGGATAATACTACGGGCCGACTTGTTGGAAAGCGCTAA